In one window of Sulfolobales archaeon DNA:
- the tenA gene encoding thiaminase II, with amino-acid sequence MSTPTQRLWSSIEDVFSAILNHPFIRGLTTGDLSVEAFKYYVIQDSLYLRDFSRALSRLASRSRDENLISMFSEHAKTAIEVEKSLHRSFLAEWGLSEEEIMRIPPSPVNYAYTSHLLRTVAEESYEEAIAAVLPCYWIYLEVGKHLEKKGSPNPLYRRWIDTYSSATYENIVRMVLNAADKILSRVGEDLWADVVRSFRISSIYEYLFWDSAYRLEKWVFRL; translated from the coding sequence ATGTCTACCCCAACACAGAGGTTATGGAGTTCTATAGAGGATGTGTTTAGCGCTATTCTGAATCACCCGTTTATAAGGGGTTTAACTACTGGGGATCTAAGTGTTGAGGCCTTTAAATACTATGTAATCCAGGATTCCCTATATCTGAGGGATTTCTCAAGAGCTTTATCTAGACTCGCATCCAGATCTCGGGATGAGAATCTGATCTCGATGTTCTCGGAGCATGCTAAAACAGCTATAGAGGTTGAGAAAAGCCTTCACAGATCATTCCTAGCTGAGTGGGGATTAAGCGAGGAGGAGATCATGAGGATCCCTCCCTCACCTGTTAATTACGCATATACAAGCCACCTGTTAAGAACAGTGGCTGAGGAGAGCTATGAGGAGGCTATAGCAGCTGTTCTCCCCTGCTACTGGATCTACCTTGAGGTTGGTAAGCACTTGGAGAAAAAGGGATCTCCGAATCCTCTTTATAGGAGATGGATAGACACATATTCCTCAGCAACATATGAGAACATAGTTAGAATGGTTCTCAACGCAGCTGATAAGATCTTATCTAGGGTTGGGGAGGATCTGTGGGCAGATGTGGTGAGGAGTTTTAGAATAAGCTCTATATACGAGTACCTCTTCTGGGACTCAGCATATAGGCTTGAGAAGTGGGTTTTCAGACTATAG